A genome region from Chloroherpetonaceae bacterium includes the following:
- a CDS encoding T9SS type A sorting domain-containing protein has product MFKRYHLLLLLLLLLSSTDVWAQAQDVVRFSVNIRRLRQTGEIQAGDTLYALIFSGAGGRYSQPGDSTRIGVVSANANDTVYTGPFRPLGAANIGTITYKFTYRNLAAGRPLRFEDGDDRRVEFRQAAAETLTVSRYWNDNPSQGFPRRTRRVIFRADMSDLLASGFGAGDTIGVTGPFRDWTGTPPAMRRVGLTSTFVDTISITAEENSTVEWKFKAYSPTGGRFTNGGWEIGENRRFNFGTGTADLDATPTPLKPVIAIRVSRNFNVRVVLDTRGRRTLGGRSIDSLRAAGALRGDLNGLRYGLYIAGEGVFGAWPNWNDTSLLRNSNPPPPGQAIPAAQRFIFLDSSRTEPPGVFEAVIPATSTAFGPFKFSIFYRGIFDDPSPANGRLDNEGLVGADYLVNFPATIPVGSTATVRAVFAGGNASLSAPERDLSAPVARQYRLEQNYPNPFNPSTTIRFSIPTAENVQLDVFDVLGRKVATLVDQRLAAGTYTVQFNATNLSSGMYFYRISAGNFRQTMKMMLVK; this is encoded by the coding sequence ATGTTCAAGAGGTATCACTTGCTTTTACTGTTACTACTGCTGCTATCTTCCACCGATGTGTGGGCGCAGGCGCAAGATGTGGTGCGCTTTTCAGTGAATATCCGACGCTTAAGACAGACAGGTGAAATTCAAGCGGGCGACACGCTCTATGCACTCATTTTTTCAGGTGCAGGAGGTCGCTACTCGCAACCGGGTGACTCAACGCGCATTGGCGTGGTAAGTGCAAATGCAAACGACACTGTCTATACAGGGCCTTTCAGACCACTGGGTGCAGCAAACATCGGCACAATTACCTACAAGTTCACTTACCGCAACCTTGCCGCAGGTCGCCCACTGAGATTTGAGGATGGAGATGACCGCCGAGTTGAATTCCGTCAAGCTGCAGCAGAAACACTTACCGTTTCACGTTACTGGAACGATAACCCATCGCAAGGCTTTCCACGCCGCACTCGCCGTGTGATTTTCCGAGCCGATATGAGTGACCTTTTGGCGTCAGGCTTTGGTGCAGGCGATACGATTGGGGTTACAGGACCTTTCAGAGACTGGACAGGCACGCCACCCGCAATGCGCCGTGTGGGCTTGACTTCAACCTTCGTAGATACAATCAGCATCACTGCAGAAGAAAACAGCACTGTGGAGTGGAAGTTCAAAGCGTATAGTCCAACAGGTGGGCGCTTTACAAACGGTGGCTGGGAAATCGGGGAAAATCGTCGATTCAACTTCGGCACAGGCACTGCTGACCTCGACGCTACGCCAACGCCACTCAAGCCCGTGATTGCAATTCGCGTAAGCCGAAACTTCAATGTGCGTGTCGTGCTAGATACGCGCGGCCGGCGCACGCTGGGCGGCAGAAGCATTGATTCACTGCGTGCGGCGGGGGCGCTGCGTGGCGACCTAAACGGCTTGCGTTACGGTCTCTATATCGCTGGTGAGGGAGTCTTCGGAGCTTGGCCGAACTGGAACGATACCTCACTTTTGCGCAACTCGAACCCACCACCACCTGGTCAGGCTATTCCAGCCGCACAACGATTCATCTTCCTCGATTCCAGCCGCACTGAACCGCCAGGTGTCTTTGAGGCAGTGATTCCAGCAACTTCGACAGCATTTGGGCCATTCAAGTTTTCTATCTTCTACCGTGGCATCTTCGACGATCCATCACCAGCAAATGGACGTTTGGATAATGAAGGCTTGGTGGGGGCAGACTACTTAGTGAACTTCCCAGCAACAATTCCAGTCGGTTCAACAGCAACAGTGCGTGCAGTGTTTGCAGGCGGGAATGCATCACTTAGTGCCCCAGAGCGCGACCTGTCAGCGCCTGTTGCACGTCAGTATCGCTTAGAGCAAAATTATCCGAACCCGTTTAACCCAAGCACGACCATTCGCTTCTCCATTCCAACAGCGGAGAATGTGCAGCTGGATGTCTTTGACGTGTTAGGTCGCAAAGTCGCGACACTGGTTGACCAGCGCTTGGCAGCGGGCACATACACCGTGCAGTTCAACGCAACAAACCTCTCGAGTGGAATGTATTTCTACCGCATCAGCGCCGGCAACTTCAGGCAAACAATGAAGATGATGCTGGTGAAGTAA
- a CDS encoding sugar ABC transporter permease: MQVATKLERTSVAQQSATTQDGQTHEPAGKKFNPVPYLYALPALIVMAAVVLYPFIYNVVVSFSNMNLEHFQDWRFKGFSNYISVLTDSKFWWFLFKTILWTATNVFFHVTIGVFLAILLDKNIRAKNLFRVILILPWAVPQYITALNWRGLFNSEYGAVNQVLAVLGLERVQWLSTEWGAFAACLIANIWLGFPFMMVVALGGLQSIPDALYEAAEIDGANWYHKLRHITIPLLKPVMIPAITLGTIWTFNNFNVVWLVSNGGEPSDQTHILVSWVYKVGLNYFRIGYAAAFSMIIFVMLLVFSWNFIKRTKATQSVY, encoded by the coding sequence ATGCAAGTAGCCACGAAATTGGAGAGGACGAGCGTTGCACAGCAAAGTGCAACGACGCAAGATGGTCAGACGCACGAACCAGCAGGGAAGAAATTTAATCCTGTGCCTTACCTTTATGCGCTACCTGCTCTAATTGTGATGGCAGCGGTGGTGCTTTACCCATTTATTTACAATGTGGTGGTAAGCTTTAGCAATATGAACTTAGAGCATTTCCAAGATTGGCGCTTCAAAGGTTTTTCAAACTATATCAGTGTGCTGACCGATTCGAAGTTCTGGTGGTTTTTATTCAAAACAATACTTTGGACAGCAACAAATGTTTTCTTTCATGTAACAATCGGTGTATTTTTGGCGATTTTATTGGATAAAAATATTCGGGCAAAAAACCTGTTTCGTGTTATCTTGATTTTACCTTGGGCAGTGCCCCAATATATTACGGCGCTGAACTGGCGCGGTCTGTTTAATTCGGAATACGGTGCAGTAAATCAAGTGTTGGCAGTACTAGGGTTAGAGCGTGTGCAGTGGCTCAGCACCGAGTGGGGAGCATTTGCCGCTTGCTTAATTGCAAATATCTGGTTAGGGTTTCCGTTTATGATGGTAGTAGCACTAGGAGGCCTGCAGTCTATCCCTGATGCACTATATGAGGCTGCAGAGATCGATGGAGCGAACTGGTATCATAAGTTGCGACACATTACAATTCCGCTCCTAAAGCCAGTAATGATACCTGCTATCACACTAGGCACAATTTGGACTTTTAATAACTTCAACGTAGTGTGGCTAGTAAGCAATGGTGGTGAGCCATCTGACCAAACACACATTCTCGTAAGTTGGGTCTATAAGGTGGGTTTGAACTACTTCCGAATTGGTTATGCAGCTGCGTTTTCAATGATTATCTTTGTGATGCTGCTTGTGTTTAGTTGGAATTTCATTAAGAGAACAAAGGCAACGCAAAGCGTTTACTAA
- a CDS encoding carbohydrate ABC transporter permease has translation MLVSLVVTLVSVGLASTAGYAFSRYKFIGRDPAMILLIATQMFPVTMLLLPLFIMLIKLEIYDSYSGLIVAYTATALPFCVWQMKGFYDTIPRSLEEAARIDGCTEIQTFWKIIFPLAKPALAITALFSFMTAWSEYLVAAVLIQDPSLFTLPMGLKAFQSDLEVAWGLYSAAAIVVSVPVVVLFVSLSRYLISGLTLGSVKE, from the coding sequence ATGTTGGTGTCGTTGGTGGTAACGCTGGTTTCAGTTGGACTGGCATCCACGGCTGGCTATGCATTTAGCCGATACAAGTTTATCGGGCGCGACCCTGCGATGATTTTACTGATTGCAACTCAAATGTTCCCTGTTACGATGCTGCTGCTGCCACTTTTCATCATGCTAATTAAGCTAGAAATTTATGATTCCTATTCAGGTTTAATTGTGGCTTACACAGCAACTGCACTGCCTTTTTGTGTCTGGCAAATGAAAGGATTTTATGATACCATTCCACGCAGCTTGGAAGAAGCGGCAAGAATTGACGGATGCACAGAAATCCAAACATTTTGGAAAATTATTTTTCCACTAGCAAAGCCAGCGCTGGCAATCACTGCACTCTTTTCCTTTATGACTGCTTGGAGCGAATATCTGGTAGCTGCTGTCTTGATCCAAGATCCCAGTTTATTTACGCTGCCGATGGGGCTAAAAGCCTTCCAAAGCGATTTAGAGGTAGCGTGGGGGCTGTATTCAGCAGCTGCTATCGTGGTAAGCGTGCCAGTCGTCGTGTTGTTTGTCAGCCTTTCGCGCTACCTCATCAGTGGCTTGACTTTGGGAAGCGTAAAGGAGTAA
- a CDS encoding extracellular solute-binding protein, with amino-acid sequence MKQRTKRSARILESKKWLLIVAALLWGCANEREKVITVWTQMNPGERKVLSEMLVKFAVEHPDGKLLTEKGYRFRELYYETEQLRTNFMIAALGGSGPDLVYGPSDMVGPFVKLGVIQPLENLFEPAFLDSFITKPIPANTYLDGHLYQIGDQIGNHLCLVYNKDLIPTPPKTMNELIEWGKTFTKDLDGDGKPDQYALVWNYTEPYFFVPFLGGYGGIVMNENAEPKLNSEATVRAAQLIKDLRDKHRIIPQECDYNTANTLFREGKAAMIINGPWAWAGYKEARINFGVARIPMIDETGKYPAPMISPRGYSINVNTKGEKLEATCKLLRFLCSPEVMLEYTRRAGTIPARVEAYRDPILQEDEILRGSFEQLSVGVAMPVVSEMRVIWDSMRPAYQSVINGSKSPTEAAKEMQDLAVKLIKEMRE; translated from the coding sequence ATGAAGCAGCGCACGAAGCGAAGCGCAAGAATCTTAGAGTCAAAAAAATGGCTTTTAATTGTTGCTGCCTTACTTTGGGGCTGTGCAAATGAACGCGAAAAAGTGATTACGGTTTGGACGCAAATGAATCCCGGTGAGCGGAAGGTGTTAAGTGAAATGTTAGTAAAGTTCGCAGTGGAGCACCCTGATGGCAAATTACTTACAGAAAAAGGATACCGCTTTCGAGAGTTGTATTACGAGACGGAGCAACTTCGGACAAATTTTATGATTGCAGCGTTAGGTGGCTCAGGCCCAGATTTGGTCTACGGTCCAAGCGATATGGTAGGACCGTTTGTAAAGTTGGGGGTTATTCAACCGCTGGAAAACTTGTTTGAGCCAGCCTTTTTAGATAGTTTTATCACAAAGCCTATTCCTGCAAACACTTACTTAGATGGACATTTATACCAAATTGGTGACCAGATTGGTAACCACCTTTGCTTAGTGTATAACAAGGATTTAATTCCAACGCCCCCGAAAACGATGAATGAACTCATTGAGTGGGGGAAGACTTTCACGAAAGATCTCGACGGCGATGGAAAGCCTGACCAATACGCATTGGTATGGAACTACACCGAGCCGTATTTTTTTGTGCCGTTTCTTGGCGGATACGGTGGAATCGTAATGAATGAAAACGCCGAACCAAAATTAAATAGTGAAGCAACTGTGAGAGCGGCTCAGCTAATTAAAGATTTGCGAGACAAGCATAGAATTATTCCACAGGAATGCGATTACAACACAGCGAATACGCTATTCAGAGAAGGAAAAGCAGCAATGATTATCAACGGTCCTTGGGCGTGGGCAGGCTACAAAGAAGCGAGAATTAATTTCGGTGTGGCAAGAATACCGATGATTGATGAAACAGGAAAATACCCTGCACCGATGATTTCGCCACGAGGCTACAGTATTAATGTCAACACGAAAGGGGAAAAATTGGAAGCAACTTGCAAATTGTTAAGGTTTCTCTGCAGCCCAGAGGTGATGCTAGAATACACACGTCGAGCAGGCACTATTCCTGCGCGTGTGGAAGCCTACCGTGACCCTATCCTGCAGGAAGACGAAATTTTGCGAGGGTCGTTTGAACAACTAAGCGTTGGAGTGGCAATGCCTGTTGTGAGCGAAATGCGTGTAATCTGGGATTCAATGCGACCGGCTTATCAATCGGTTATTAATGGCAGCAAGTCGCCGACCGAAGCAGCTAAAGAAATGCAAGACTTAGCTGTCAAACTCATTAAAGAAATGAGAGAATAG